Within the Gammaproteobacteria bacterium genome, the region ATATTGTCCTCGGTATCATTCAAGAACGACTTTCTAAAGCGGATGCGAAAGCCGGTTTTGTGCTCGACGGCTTTCCGCGCAACATTCCGCAGGCACAGTCGCTCGATGCGACACTCGCCCGCCTCGGTCAGCCGCTGCAATTAGCGCTGCTGGTCGATGTCGATAGCGAAGTGCTGATGAAGCGCATCACCGGCCGCCGCAGCTGTAGCCAGTGCGGTGCTATCTTTAATATTTATTTTGCCGCGCCCAAAGTCGCCAACAAGTGCGATAAGTGCAACGGTTCGTTGACGCAACGCTCCGACGACAACGAGGCGACCGTGAGCAGCCGTTTGAAAGTGTACGAAGAACAAACGGCGCCGCTGGTTTCTTACTATCGAGCGCAAGGCAAGCTGCGGACCGTGCGCGGCGTCGGCGGCATCGGCGATATCTTCAAGAACATCACCGATATCGTCGAGGCGCAAATTCGGCCGCTGGCGGCAGTGATGAGCCAGACTGCCGCACCTAAGCCGAAAGCGGTTGCAAAGGTGGCCGCGGCGAAGGCCGATACCAAAAAGGTGGACGCCAAAAAGGTCGATACGAAAAAGGTAGAGCCGAAGAAAGCCGAGAAGAAACCCGTGCCGGCACCGGCAAAGAAGGCCGCCAAGCCGGCACCGAAAAAGCCAGCGCCCAAAAAAGCGGCACCGAAGAAGGCTGCCAAGAAAGCGGCAAAGAAAGCGCCGGCCAAGAAAAAGAAGTAAGGCCAGCGCCGCAAGTACCAGGGGGCTCGGCGATCGCCGGGCCCTCGGTGTTTTAGCAGTCGTGATAGGCGAAATATGATGAAGTCAGCCAATATAGGTAACGGTGGTTTTCCGCGCATTCGTCTGCGACGCATGCGGCGCGACGATTTTTCGCGGCGGTTGATGCGTGAACACCACTTGCATGCCGACGATTTGATTCAGCCGGTATTCGTCATCGAGGGTAAAGATCGCGCCGAGCCGATCGCCTCCATGCCCGACATCGAGCGCCTGACGCTCGATCGATTGTTACCGTATGCCGAGGAGTTGCAGGCGCTTGGTGTACCGGCGATCGCGTTGTTCCCGGTGGTGCCGTCATCGAAGAAAGATAATAAAGCCAAGGAAGCGTACAACCCGAAAGGATTGGTGCCGTCGGTGGTGCGCGAATTGAAGAAGCAGTTTCCGGCACTCGGTGTGATCACCGACATCGCGCTCGATCCTTATACCGACCACGGCCAGGACGGATTGATCGACGATAGCGGTTACGTGCTGAACGACGAGACCACCGCCGTGTTGATTCATCAAGCGTTAACGCATGCCGAGGCCGGCGCCGATGTGGTTGCGCCGTCGGACATGATGGATGGTCGCATCGGCGCCATTCGCGAAGCCTTCGAAATTGCCGGCCATCGCCACACGCGCATCCTCGCTTACGCTGCTAAGTACGCGTCCAGTTTCTATGGCCCGTTCCGCGACGCCGTCGGCTCGGCAGCGAATCTCGGCGGTGGTAACAAATACAGCTATCAAATGGACCCCGCCAACAGCGACGAAGCGCTGCGCGAAGTTGCGCTCGATCTCGACGAAGGCGCCGACATGGTGATGGTGAAGCCGGGTCTGCCGTACCTCGATATCGTGCAGCGGGTGAAGCAGACCTTTGGCGTGCCGACGTTCGTTTATCAAGTCAGCGGCGAGTACGCGATGGTGAAAGCCGCCTCGCAGAACGGTTGGCTCGATGAGCGCGCCTGTGTCATGGAAAGCTTGCTCTGTATCAAGCGTGCCGGTGCCGATGCGATCCTGACGTACTTCGCCAAACGTGTCGCCGCTTGGTTGAAACAGGGCAATTGATCTCTTTTCGTTCGCCGGGCGAATAAACCTTTAGAATGGCGGTCCGAACCGCGCCATTCCTTCGCTTGCATGAACTACCGCCATATCTACCACGCCGGCAACTTCGCCGATGTCTTCAAGCACTTGTTGCTCGTGCGTTTGCTCGAATCGTTCAAGCGCAAGGACAAAGGCTTCGCCTATCTAGAAACGCATGCCGGCGCTGGTGCCTACGATCTGCAAGCGGCTGACGCCGGCAAGACCGGCGAATATCTCGAAGGCATCGGCCGCTTATGGAAGGAGCCGATCGCCGGTGTCGAGGAGTATCTCGCCGCGGTACGCGCTCACAATCCGAACGGTCGGTTGCGCTACTACCCCGGCTCGCCCGGCATCGCTCATTCCTTGTTGCGACCGCAAGATCGCATGCGCCTGGCCGAGTGCGTGCCGGAAGAATGTGCGCATCTGCAAGTCGCGTTCGCCGACGACAAGCGTGTCAGTATCAGCTGTGCCGACGGTTACACGGCGTTGAAGGCATGGCTGCCGCCGCCCGAGCGGCGCGGATTAGTGCTCATCGATCCGCCGTACGAGCGATCGGACGAGTGGGAACGTTTGCGCTTGGCGTTGGCGTTTGCCGTCGATCGTTGGCCGACCGGGACCTTTGCAGTGTGGTATCCGTTGAAAGTCGGCGCGCCGGTCGAGCGGTTAAAGTCGAAACTGGTCGCCGCCGGCATCCGCAAAGTACTGGTTGCCGAGCTCAACGTTTGGCCGATGGATACGCCGTTCCGGCTGAACGGCTGCGGATTATTGATAGTCAACCCGCCGTGGCAGCTCGATGCCGAGTTACCGGCGTTGCTGGAACCGTTGGCGAAACAACTGCAGCAAGGGCCGAATGCCGCGGCCGAGGTGAGCTGGTTGGTGCCGGAATAGGGTCGTTGTTCCCGTGTGCATGCCGTCCATGACGGTGCGTTAGGGGTTTCGATAGGCCCCGGCCCGCACTTCCGTGTGCATTCGCGCCTTCTCCGGTTCGCCCTCCCGTCTGGACACCAACGCCAGTAATCGGTAAGGTCGTTGGCCTAAGTAAGCCACTTCCGCCAGACCATGACCACTGAACGCCGCGAAAGCCCCCGCGTACCGGTAACATTGGATGTTGTTCTCAACCATCACGCGAACAGCGTGATTTGCACGACGCGCGACATCAGCGTCGGCGGAGCCTTCATCGAAGCCGAGCGCGATATGTTGCCGCACGGTGGTACCGTCGAGCTCGGTCTGTCGTTGCCCGCCAGCAGGGATCAACAATACGTCCGCTTGCCGGCGGTGATTCAGCGCGTGACCGATGAAGGCGCGGCTGTCACCTTCGGCGATGTCGGTCGTGATGTGTATTTCCAGCTGGTCGATTTCATGGCGCCGGTGAAGTAGCGCCAGTATTCCTCAGACGTTTTTTATTCCGCTTATCCACGCCAGCATTGCCGTCGCCGCGGTTTCTATCCGCAGAATTGCCGGTCCGAGATGAACGAAGCGCGCACCGTGCGCTTGCAGTATCTTCACTTCCGATTCCGTCACACCGCCTTCGGGACCGATAAACAACGAGACGCGTTCGGCGCCGCCGATATCGAGTTGGTGCAACGGCATCGCTTCCGTTGTCGGATGTGCCACCACCAGCAGTGCTCCCGTCTCCTGCGCACGTTTTGCTGCCGCTGTCAGATCGATAGTTGTGTCGATCGCTGGCACGAATAGTCGCCGGCTTTGCTTGCAGGCTTCCAGACATAGGCGTTGCCAGCGTGCGCGGCTATCGGGCTTTGGATCAGTCACGCTGCGCTGCCAGCGCACCGGTGTGAAGTGGGCCATGCCGAGTTGCGTCGCCATGTCGAGCAGCGTGGTCAGACGATCGCCTTTGGGCACGGCGCTGCACAGCTCGACCGATGGAACAGAAAGCGTCTCGCGATGATACTCGCGCGCACTGATGCGAACCTCATGGCGGTTAATCGCGGCGATAACGCCGCGCACCACGAGCCCACGACCGTCGAACAACGCGATCGCATCGCCGACGCGCAAGCGCTGCACCGTTACGTGATGCGCTTCATCGTCGGTCAGTGTTATGTCGCCGGCATTGGTAAGCGTGGCGTTGTAGAACAACGGTTCGGTGAGACGTGCCATCGAGTTAACGACTTCGCGGTTCAAGGGTTCGATAAACATCGTAGCGCACGAGCTTGCCGGCATACGATGCCGTCGGCTGCGGCGCTAACGGCGGTGCATGATCCGGACGTTTGACGACGACGCGATCGGTCGCGCAAGCGCGCGCGACTGCTAGCAATTCCAGCGCGTCGTCATCATCCGCTACCAGCGCGCGGAGCAAGTGCATCTCCTTGCGCACCGCCGCGGAACGTTTGCGCTTCTCCGGAAACATCGGGTCGAGATAGATCGCCTGCGGCGGTGCGAGCATTGGCAACAGCAAACGCGCATCGTCAGTCCGCCACTCAGGATTATCGGCTGCCAATAATCCGTCCGCGCGCGCCCGGTTGAGGCCGTCACTCGCAAGCATGGCGACGATCGCGTTACGTTCGATAGCGGTGACGCGGTAACCGAGACAAGCAAGGTGTACCGCATCGTGGCCGAGGCCGGCGGTCGCGTCGACGACGCATTCGTTATGAGTACCGATCGCCCGTCGCAGTAAGTCACGGCTGGCACCGGGCCGGTAGCGTCGTAGCTCTGCCGCGGTGTACTCGACGCGCAATCGCGCACCGCTCGCCGGATCGCGCAGTTCTATGTGTGTAGGTGTTTGTAGCAGTTGCAGGGCAGATGTGGTCGGCGTGAGTTCGAATGGTACGGAGAGTGCGCGCGCCAACTGCTCCGCCGAGGTGGGCGATCCGCCATCGGCGACGCTCACTACCACTGCTGTCGATGGCGGTGAGCTCGCTAAAGGTTGTACGTAAGCTCCGGTCATTGCGACCGGAGCATATCACTCAGGCCGGCGTGCGGTTACGGAAACGGTACCGGCACCGGATCTGTGCCGCGCATGTCGGCTTCCGGGTGGCTCTTGCGGATTGTGCGTGAGATTTCATCCACGCGATCGCGTGGTACGTCAACGATCATCAGTACTTTGCCGTGCGCGATCTCGTCGCTGAAGGCTTCGAGATGGGTGCTTGGCGTACTCGAACCGATCATGCCGGCGGCCCATACGCCCATGGTGGCGCCGAGCAGACTCATGGCGAGAATGACGCCGAGTCCCATCACCAATCCGGACGGTGGGAACAGCATCACCGCCACGCCGGCGGCGGCACCAGTAGCGCCGCCGATGATCAGGCCGAGCCCGGCGCCGTGCAACACATCGCTTTTTTGTAATAGGGTAGCTTCGGGCAGATCGCCCAAGTCGGTACCATCCTTGGCTATCACGTGAACATGTCGGTCATCAATGCGGGCGAGCAGTAGCTGTTTAAAAACGCCTCGTGCCCGCCGCACATCTGGAAGCAGAAAATACATGCGTCGACGCATACATCCTCCTCATCTCCCGTTAAAGTGAAATAATTCAACCCTGTGGGTCACTACTAAGTTTGGTCCGCGGCCGCGAACGGCGCTACTCGCTTTTGAATCAGTCAGATAAACGGTCTATTGCGATGTACATAGTGAGGTTTTACCGATGGGTCATTGTTTTAGGTGCGGTGGCTTGCTCGAACGGCGCATGCTCGATGGCCGAGCACGCTTAGCCTGTATTTCCGCCGGTTGCGATTATGTGCATTGGGAAAACCCGACGCCGGTGATCGCGGGTTTGGTCGAGCTCGACGGTAACGTCGTGCTGGCGCGTAACAAGCACTGGCCCAGCGGCGTCATGTCCGTCATTACCGGTTTCCTAGAGCAAGACGAAACGCCGGAACAGGCGGCAGTGCGCGAAGTCGAAGAGGAGCTCGGCTTAGCGAGCGAATCGAATACGTTTGCCGGCTATTACTCGTTTTTCGAAAAGAACCAACTGATCTTCGCGTTCTCTATTAAAGCTCGTGGCCGAATTCAATTGGGCGAGGAGTTGGCGGAATATAAGTTAGTTCCAAAGGGCGAGCTCAAGACGACGGATTTCGGCGATGGTGTGAAGGACGTGAAGATTAAAGATTGGTTGATCGCGTTATTCCGAAATTCTTAACAATGAAAGAGGCAACGATGGCAGGTTATTCGGGCACGCCGTTATCAAAAAAACTCGGTATCAAGTCGGGTATCAAGTTATACGTTGCGAATGCGCCGCGCGATTACTCGCAATGGCTGGCGCCGTTGCCCGATGAGGTTGCGATCGTCAGCCGAGTGTCGAGCGATCTCGACTTGATTCATCTTTTTACTCGCGAAAAGAGCGAGCTTGCGAGCGCGCTACCAAAGTATAAAGACAAAATAAAACAGAACGGCGCTATCTGGGTATCGTGGCCGAAGAAGGCGTCGAAGGTAGCGACCGACATTACCGAAGACGTTATTCGCGAAGTCGCCTTACCGCTCGGCTTGGTCGACATCAAGGTATGTGCGGTGGATGCGGTTTGGTCAGGGCTCAAATTGGTCATACGCAAAGAGAATCGACGCTAATCGTAAAGTGCCGCCTCGTAATTGGTAGTAAATTCCGGCATTTGTCGCTCTGTGTGAAGTAGTCGACATTCACTGCTTGCCAGTATGTCGTGTAGAGCGGGCTATCCGTTGCCCGCCTATATAGAAAAATTATTGGCAGACTTCGTAGTTGTCAGATTGGGTCGCGACTACTACGGTTTATTCGCGTCTATTGACAGGGGGAAGATGTCGTTGATACCGTCGCGCAAAGATTCTTCAGTCTTCTAATTTAATTATATAAAAAAGAGGGTGGCATGGATGACATAATCGGTGGCAAAACCTGCATACCGCAACCCGTCTACGTTATTGTGGAACAAATTTACTCGAAGAACGGTTGGCCAGATCTTTTTAATACGATAAGTCCATCACACAATCAAGTGTTTCGCCAGGTAATGCAAGTTTGCGATTATGTGGATACCTATTTTGAAGATCAGCTGGTCCATGGGAAGCCCAGTGTCTGGCAAATGATTCAAGAAGCGGCTCTGCCAGGGACGCGGGTTACGGCTCGCCCCACGGGTGAGCAAGAGCTGGCAACGACCTATATGGGCTTTCGGAACTTCATTCAACCACTGCCTCAGCTATCTGACAAACTGCCAAAAGCGTTAACCAAAGAGTATAACGTTGATCTCCCAACACCTTACACCCTGGGGGTCGATCCAATTCCATCCATTCAGCTCTATGGGAATCCTAACGTAGAGTTGTTTTATATGGTTGGCGGAAAGTCTCCCGCAACGGCGGCGGCGGTGTATTTTGAGAAAACGCAAAAAAATGTGATAAGTGCAAACCCATTGATCGCGACTTCAATCTGGGGAGCCGTTTGGCACCAAATATGGACGGCGCTTTCTTTCGGTTTACTGGGAACAACGCTTGGCATCAGCCTGGCGCTATGTCGCCAGGCTCGGTCGTTTGCTACGTCGGCGTTGTTTCT harbors:
- a CDS encoding 23S rRNA (adenine(2030)-N(6))-methyltransferase RlmJ — translated: MNYRHIYHAGNFADVFKHLLLVRLLESFKRKDKGFAYLETHAGAGAYDLQAADAGKTGEYLEGIGRLWKEPIAGVEEYLAAVRAHNPNGRLRYYPGSPGIAHSLLRPQDRMRLAECVPEECAHLQVAFADDKRVSISCADGYTALKAWLPPPERRGLVLIDPPYERSDEWERLRLALAFAVDRWPTGTFAVWYPLKVGAPVERLKSKLVAAGIRKVLVAELNVWPMDTPFRLNGCGLLIVNPPWQLDAELPALLEPLAKQLQQGPNAAAEVSWLVPE
- a CDS encoding DUF3052 family protein; translated protein: MAGYSGTPLSKKLGIKSGIKLYVANAPRDYSQWLAPLPDEVAIVSRVSSDLDLIHLFTREKSELASALPKYKDKIKQNGAIWVSWPKKASKVATDITEDVIREVALPLGLVDIKVCAVDAVWSGLKLVIRKENRR
- a CDS encoding 16S rRNA (uracil(1498)-N(3))-methyltransferase; amino-acid sequence: MARLTEPLFYNATLTNAGDITLTDDEAHHVTVQRLRVGDAIALFDGRGLVVRGVIAAINRHEVRISAREYHRETLSVPSVELCSAVPKGDRLTTLLDMATQLGMAHFTPVRWQRSVTDPKPDSRARWQRLCLEACKQSRRLFVPAIDTTIDLTAAAKRAQETGALLVVAHPTTEAMPLHQLDIGGAERVSLFIGPEGGVTESEVKILQAHGARFVHLGPAILRIETAATAMLAWISGIKNV
- a CDS encoding class I SAM-dependent methyltransferase, yielding MTGAYVQPLASSPPSTAVVVSVADGGSPTSAEQLARALSVPFELTPTTSALQLLQTPTHIELRDPASGARLRVEYTAAELRRYRPGASRDLLRRAIGTHNECVVDATAGLGHDAVHLACLGYRVTAIERNAIVAMLASDGLNRARADGLLAADNPEWRTDDARLLLPMLAPPQAIYLDPMFPEKRKRSAAVRKEMHLLRALVADDDDALELLAVARACATDRVVVKRPDHAPPLAPQPTASYAGKLVRYDVYRTLEPRSR
- a CDS encoding PilZ domain-containing protein, coding for MTTERRESPRVPVTLDVVLNHHANSVICTTRDISVGGAFIEAERDMLPHGGTVELGLSLPASRDQQYVRLPAVIQRVTDEGAAVTFGDVGRDVYFQLVDFMAPVK
- a CDS encoding NUDIX hydrolase — encoded protein: MGHCFRCGGLLERRMLDGRARLACISAGCDYVHWENPTPVIAGLVELDGNVVLARNKHWPSGVMSVITGFLEQDETPEQAAVREVEEELGLASESNTFAGYYSFFEKNQLIFAFSIKARGRIQLGEELAEYKLVPKGELKTTDFGDGVKDVKIKDWLIALFRNS
- a CDS encoding DUF1269 domain-containing protein, encoding MRRRMYFLLPDVRRARGVFKQLLLARIDDRHVHVIAKDGTDLGDLPEATLLQKSDVLHGAGLGLIIGGATGAAAGVAVMLFPPSGLVMGLGVILAMSLLGATMGVWAAGMIGSSTPSTHLEAFSDEIAHGKVLMIVDVPRDRVDEISRTIRKSHPEADMRGTDPVPVPFP
- the hemB gene encoding porphobilinogen synthase → MMKSANIGNGGFPRIRLRRMRRDDFSRRLMREHHLHADDLIQPVFVIEGKDRAEPIASMPDIERLTLDRLLPYAEELQALGVPAIALFPVVPSSKKDNKAKEAYNPKGLVPSVVRELKKQFPALGVITDIALDPYTDHGQDGLIDDSGYVLNDETTAVLIHQALTHAEAGADVVAPSDMMDGRIGAIREAFEIAGHRHTRILAYAAKYASSFYGPFRDAVGSAANLGGGNKYSYQMDPANSDEALREVALDLDEGADMVMVKPGLPYLDIVQRVKQTFGVPTFVYQVSGEYAMVKAASQNGWLDERACVMESLLCIKRAGADAILTYFAKRVAAWLKQGN